From Gigantopelta aegis isolate Gae_Host chromosome 11, Gae_host_genome, whole genome shotgun sequence, the proteins below share one genomic window:
- the LOC121385280 gene encoding uncharacterized protein LOC121385280 isoform X2 — translation MQVEQVRLPILRIDLSEKRNDLEMEERNKILNEDPQLLVSNRNILRPYSPWWQQDAVHLVQYSHDDDDDKDDVVDDVALDHFINRILFSATTNDSYEDTYGSGIKANLDGGQVTKPVYADHDLHVPSYERRNRKLKSRNKKKMRVEDYICDKVISPNPHQNREPFIRMPVRIYRKLVNAEIESKAREMYEYFLMQNSQLEDSRIEVIKESFVYQDQLDQCERSLTSAYTAIRNIHEDCENLQHVLLGLGGDVDRSEATTQTDQEEEEE, via the exons ATGCAAGTGGAACAGGTAAGGTTACCGATTCTAAGAATAGATCTGTCAGAAAAAAGGAACGATTTGGAAatggaagaaaggaataaaatcCTTAATGAAGACCCACAGCTGTTGGTATCAAACCGGAACATACTCCGCCCGTACAGTCCATGGTGGCAGCAAGACGCCGTGCACCTCGTGCAATACAGTcatgacgatgacgacgacaAGGATGACGTTGTTGACGACGTCGCACTCGATCATTTCATCAACAGGATACTTTTCTCAGCTACGACTAACGACAGCTATGAAGACACATACGGAAGTGGTATAAAAGCGAACCTGGATGGCGGACAGGTGACGAAACCGGTTTACGCCGACCACGACTTGCACGTGCCAAGCTACGAACGCAGGAACCGCAAGCTAAAGTCGAGGAACAAGAAGAAGATGCGAGTGGAGGACTACATCTGTGATAAGGTCATTTCGCCAAATCCGCATCAAAATAGAGAGCCGTTCATCAGAATGCCAGTTAGAATATATAG AAAGCTAGTGAACGCCGAAATCGAGTCGAAGGCACGAGAAATGTATGAATATTTCCTGATGCAGAATTCACAACTTGAAGATTCGAGAATCGAAGTTATAAAGGAGTCCTTTGTCTACCAGG ACCAACTCGACCAGTGTGAACGTTCTTTGACGTCCGCTTATACCGCCATCAGGAACATCCACGAAGACTGCGAGAACTTGCAGCATGTG